The Candidatus Synechococcus calcipolaris G9 nucleotide sequence GGGGTCTGTACCAGTTGGATTTGCCCCGCCACTGGATCATCACTGGTGAGCATGGTAGACACTAATCCATCCAGCATAATCACCCGAATGGTTGTGTCCCGAACCAGTTCAGGCCGTTGCTCTTGAGCCTGCCGGAGTTCATTTTGTAGTTGGGCATTATCAAAATAGAAGGGGACAAAACGAGTCGTCCGGGATTGGCCATTTTCTTGTACTGTGGCTTCTACGGCAATGGGGCCGCCGGTTTTAATATCTGCCACATAGAATAAGGGCGTTCCCCCCGCAAAGGGCTGACCCTCTTTTGTCAGCAGTTGGCCATCCCGCTCCACAAGGTCTCCATTTTTCTTCAGCAGATCTACAGCCGTATCGAACTGTTGGCGGGAGGGAATAATATCCACGCCGATGTCAGCGTTTTCCTGACTCTCAAGGGCAACCTGCACTGCGCCGCTGAGGGATGCGGTTGAAATTCGAGCAACATTTCCCACCTCTGGCTGATTGGTTTTTAGACCAGTTAGGGCCGTTTGGGCATCCTGCTGATTAATGAAAAAGGTGAAAACTTGAACTTTCTTCTGATTACTGGGGTTTTCTAGCTCGTAGGTGAGGGGTTCACCCTGCTGGTTGGTGATCATGAAAACGGGAACGTTATTGAGTTGCCGTAGTACTTGCTCTTGGGGCAGAGCAAACGCAGTCATTTGCCGGGTTAGGGCCGGAGCCATCCACAGGCCACTGACGAGTCCTGCAAGTATACCCAAGCGCGCTAAACCTTTCATAGTTTCTCCTGAGTCTTTAATGGTCAATTACTCTATTGATGTGATATGACGACGCACAGTTCCCACAACTCACTCACGCAACCATTTTATCCAAAGGACTGAAGGAATCTACCCTGCCTTTATCGATCCTATTCAAACCAATAGACGACAAAGGAATGAAGCCTTGGTCTAATTGGTCTAAAGGAGCTAGGGGACTCGGTATAAATTCACGGTCGATCCTTAATGTTTAATCACCCTATGCCATTTTGGCACATGGGGCAAGAGTGGCCAGCCGAAGTTTTTTACGGTTTTTTACTGCGTTTTTTTACCTTGGCGATCGCGGGTAAGGCCTGGTCTAGATTGGGCTAAACTTAGGCTAAGTTAGATTCAATCATCTCCCGCCCTTCAGTGGAAACGTAATCAAAAAAGGCTTGGGCCACCACGGACAGTTGCTTCCCCGATGGATAGACCAAGTGCCAATGGCGTTCAATGGGAAAATGCTCCACATCTAAAATTTTTAGTTGGCTGGATTCGCGATCGAGGGCTAAACAGTGGTGGGACAATACGGAAATACCCAAGCCGCCGGCGATCGCCTGCTTAATGGATTCATTACTTCCCAATTCTAGGCGAATGTTCATGGAGATGCCATGGGTCGCAAAGAGTTGCTCCACCGCCTGTCGGGTTCCCGACCCCAATTCCCGGACAATAAAGGGTTCCCCATCTAGCTCTTGAATAGAAATCCGCTGGCGATCGCTGAGGGGATGTTGACTCGGGGCAACCACCACTAACGGGTTATCTAAAAAGGGGTGGCACTGAATATCCAGATGTTCCGGGGGATAGCTGGGAATATATAAATCATCTAAATTTCCCCGCAATCGTTCAACCACCTGCTCATGGTTGGTCACTGTCAGGGCCACATCAATGCCTGGATACTGGCGGCAAAAGGGGCCCAATAATCGGGGAATCACATACTTGGCGGTTGTAATCACACAGAGGCGCAAATGGCCCTGCTTTAATCCCTTTAAGTTAGCCACGGCCATATCAAAGCGATCCAACCGTTCAAAAATGTCCTGACAAGTAGCCAATAGCTCCTTACCTGCCTCGGTTAAAAAGAGCCGTTTCCCCACCTGTTCAAAAAGGGGCAACCCCACGGCCCGGGTCAGTTGCTTCATTTGAATAGAGACGGTGGGCTGGGTTAAAAAGAGTTCTTCCGCTGCCCGGGTAAAACTCCCATGGCGGGCTGTCACCTCAAAGACTTTAAGCTGATGGAGAGTAGCCTGTTTCAATCCCATGACTCCTAAGATTTTCTTGGTGAAGATAAAATTGTGAACAATAATTCAGTCATTGGCGATCGGCAGGCAGGTTTCAGGTGTCCAATGGTTCAGCCAAGGATGCAGAGGAAAGATTTATAGAGGAAATTCTATCAAACTTACCTTCAGTATATAGTAAGCCTAAGCTATATCAAGATTATATAAAGCCGCCAAACGGGGCTACATTAGGAAGGATCGGGGCGGTATAAGCTAGTAAATAGGCATTGGCTATAACCTAGACGTACCCTAGGATGGGGTGTTCTTTGGTTCATACTAGATTATTTACAGATTATTTAGGGAGAAATGGCGTGAGCTTCGATTACGACTTAGTGATTATTGGGGCCGGAGTAGGCGGCCATGGGGCAGCCCTCCATGGAGTGAGTGCGGGCCTCAAAACAGCGATCGTCGAAGCTGCCGAAATGGGAGGAACCTGTGTCAATCGTGGTTGTATTCCCTCCAAAGCCCTTTTAGCTGCGGCGGGGCGTGTCCGTGAATTACGGAATCATCACCATTGGCAAAATTTTGGCATTCAACTGGGCCAGATCAATTTTGATCGCATCGGCATTGCCGGCCATGCCGATGATCTGGTGCAAAAAATCCGGGGAGATCTGACCAATAGTCTCAAACGTCTGGGGGTTGATACCCTTGTGGGTCGCGGCAAACTGGCGGGGCCGCAAAAGGTAAGCATTACGACTGCCACGGGTGAAACAACGATCACCTGCCGGGATGTGATTATTGCCAGTGGTTCGGTTCCCTGGGTTCCCCCTGGTATTGAAATAGATGGCAAAACCGTTTACACCAGCGATCAGGCTGTTAAGTTAGATTGGCTGCCGGATTGGATTGCCATTATTGGCAGTGGCTACATTGGCCTGGAGTTTGCCGATATTTACACCGCCCTCGGCTGTGAAGTCACGATGATTGAGGCATTGGATCAACTCATGCCCACCTTTGACCCGGACATTGCCAAGTTGGCCCAACGGGTGCTTATTAATCCTCGGGATATTGAAACCTATACCGGCCAGTTAGCCCGGAAGATTACCCCCGGCGCGCCAGTTTTGATTGAGTTAGCGGATGCCAAAACCAAGGAATTAACGGATGTCTTGGAAGTAGATGCCTGCCTGGTGGCCACGGGTCGGATTCCGGCAACCCAAGATTTAGGCCTGGAGAGCCTTGCCATTGACACCGATCGCCGCGGGTTTATTCCTGTCAATGATCAAATGGCCGTTCTCAAGGGTGATCAGGTCGTTCCCCACGTTTGGGCCATTGGCGATGCCACCGGGAAAATGATGTTAGCCCATGCCGCATCTGCCCAAGGCATTACGGTGGTTGAAAACATTGTTGGTCGCCCCCGTACCATGGATTACCGCAGTATTCCCGCCGCTGCCTTTACCCATCCAGAAATGAGTTTTGTTGGTTTGACCGAACCCCAGGCTAAGGACTTAGGGGAAAAAGAAGGGTTTTCAGTGTTGACGGCGCGTACTTATTTCAAGGGAA carries:
- a CDS encoding Tic22 family protein; translated protein: MKGLARLGILAGLVSGLWMAPALTRQMTAFALPQEQVLRQLNNVPVFMITNQQGEPLTYELENPSNQKKVQVFTFFINQQDAQTALTGLKTNQPEVGNVARISTASLSGAVQVALESQENADIGVDIIPSRQQFDTAVDLLKKNGDLVERDGQLLTKEGQPFAGGTPLFYVADIKTGGPIAVEATVQENGQSRTTRFVPFYFDNAQLQNELRQAQEQRPELVRDTTIRVIMLDGLVSTMLTSDDPVAGQIQLVQTPEAIQFAIQQAENQ
- a CDS encoding LysR family transcriptional regulator: MGLKQATLHQLKVFEVTARHGSFTRAAEELFLTQPTVSIQMKQLTRAVGLPLFEQVGKRLFLTEAGKELLATCQDIFERLDRFDMAVANLKGLKQGHLRLCVITTAKYVIPRLLGPFCRQYPGIDVALTVTNHEQVVERLRGNLDDLYIPSYPPEHLDIQCHPFLDNPLVVVAPSQHPLSDRQRISIQELDGEPFIVRELGSGTRQAVEQLFATHGISMNIRLELGSNESIKQAIAGGLGISVLSHHCLALDRESSQLKILDVEHFPIERHWHLVYPSGKQLSVVAQAFFDYVSTEGREMIESNLA
- the lpdA gene encoding dihydrolipoyl dehydrogenase — protein: MSFDYDLVIIGAGVGGHGAALHGVSAGLKTAIVEAAEMGGTCVNRGCIPSKALLAAAGRVRELRNHHHWQNFGIQLGQINFDRIGIAGHADDLVQKIRGDLTNSLKRLGVDTLVGRGKLAGPQKVSITTATGETTITCRDVIIASGSVPWVPPGIEIDGKTVYTSDQAVKLDWLPDWIAIIGSGYIGLEFADIYTALGCEVTMIEALDQLMPTFDPDIAKLAQRVLINPRDIETYTGQLARKITPGAPVLIELADAKTKELTDVLEVDACLVATGRIPATQDLGLESLAIDTDRRGFIPVNDQMAVLKGDQVVPHVWAIGDATGKMMLAHAASAQGITVVENIVGRPRTMDYRSIPAAAFTHPEMSFVGLTEPQAKDLGEKEGFSVLTARTYFKGNSKALAETETDGIAKVIFRGDTGELLGVHIFGLHASDLIQEAANAISDRQTVQTLAFKVHTHPTLSEVLDEAFKRASEQLAKNLEKA